From the genome of Thermogutta terrifontis, one region includes:
- a CDS encoding CRTAC1 family protein gives MLSRQYLNNRLIYLTLVAGAVVLCLTSCRRGVDSSATSRSASSSIVLKDVSKSSGITFRHTDGSSGEHYIIEPMSAGLALFDYDNDGFIDIYFLNGAPLPGYKGPPNPRNALYRNNGDWTFTDVTDRARVGDTGYGLGVTVGDFDNDGDPDLYVNNYGPNVFYRNNGDGTFTDITSQTGTAGPADYVGAGALFLDVDRDGFLDLYVGNYLRFDPSMNVVRMIDGMRSYPSPRDYLPIPDSLYRNNGDGTFTDISEASGIASVKGTAMGMVAADVDNDGDTDIFVLNDVAENFLFINDGTGHFTESAIERGVAYNAYGEENASMGVDCGDVDRDGWLDFYMTAYEDELAVLYRNLGGGYFEDVTQLTGAGEGTYAHVNWGVGLVDLDNDGDLDIFIANGHTEDNIEARSSATAWRVRNLVLMNDGKGHFRNITDECGDGLAPVEASRGAAFADLDNDGDIDIVVLNSRSAPTIIENRTNNGNHWIQIILEGTKTNRDGVGSQVTLTAGDLKLVQEKLGGRGYQSYWGSRLHFGLGQHNHIDQIEVRWLSGTTDTLRNVPVDCFIKIKEGTQRFEVLRLPRAKGSPK, from the coding sequence ATGTTATCGCGACAATATCTCAATAACCGCCTGATTTATCTCACGCTGGTCGCCGGGGCGGTGGTATTGTGCCTAACGAGTTGCCGTCGTGGCGTCGATTCCTCAGCCACGAGCCGCTCGGCCAGCAGCAGTATCGTCCTGAAAGATGTGTCCAAAAGCTCTGGCATTACATTCCGACACACCGATGGCAGCAGTGGCGAGCACTATATTATCGAGCCCATGAGTGCCGGCCTTGCACTTTTTGACTACGATAATGATGGCTTTATTGACATTTATTTTCTGAATGGTGCTCCACTTCCCGGTTACAAGGGACCGCCTAATCCGCGAAACGCGCTGTACAGGAATAACGGAGACTGGACATTCACCGACGTGACCGACCGGGCGCGTGTGGGCGACACAGGATACGGACTTGGCGTGACGGTGGGGGATTTCGACAATGATGGCGATCCCGACCTCTATGTGAACAATTATGGACCTAATGTTTTTTATCGCAATAATGGCGATGGAACATTTACCGACATCACGTCACAGACCGGAACCGCCGGGCCGGCCGATTACGTCGGGGCCGGGGCACTTTTTCTGGATGTCGATCGCGACGGTTTTCTCGATCTCTATGTGGGGAATTATCTGCGGTTCGATCCAAGTATGAATGTCGTGCGGATGATCGACGGTATGCGATCTTATCCGTCACCGCGAGACTATTTACCCATTCCTGATTCTCTCTATCGCAACAATGGCGACGGAACGTTTACCGATATCAGCGAGGCTTCCGGAATCGCTTCCGTGAAAGGGACTGCCATGGGGATGGTGGCGGCCGATGTGGATAATGATGGCGACACCGATATCTTCGTCCTCAACGACGTCGCAGAGAACTTCTTGTTTATCAATGATGGCACCGGTCATTTCACTGAATCCGCGATCGAGCGTGGGGTCGCCTACAACGCATACGGGGAAGAAAATGCCAGTATGGGCGTGGACTGCGGCGACGTGGATCGTGATGGGTGGTTGGATTTTTACATGACCGCCTACGAAGACGAGTTGGCGGTCCTATACCGGAATCTCGGTGGCGGCTACTTTGAAGACGTTACCCAGCTTACAGGTGCAGGCGAAGGCACGTACGCTCATGTCAACTGGGGCGTTGGCCTGGTGGATCTCGATAATGATGGTGACCTGGATATCTTTATTGCCAACGGGCACACGGAAGATAATATCGAGGCCCGAAGCTCGGCCACCGCGTGGCGGGTCCGCAATCTCGTTTTGATGAACGACGGTAAGGGACATTTTCGAAACATTACAGACGAATGCGGCGACGGGCTCGCGCCCGTCGAGGCCAGTCGCGGAGCGGCTTTCGCCGACCTTGACAACGATGGAGATATCGACATTGTGGTTCTCAATTCTCGCAGCGCTCCCACCATCATTGAAAACCGAACGAATAACGGAAATCACTGGATTCAGATTATTCTCGAGGGAACCAAGACAAATCGCGATGGCGTTGGCAGTCAGGTCACGCTTACTGCAGGGGATTTAAAACTCGTCCAGGAAAAGCTGGGGGGACGCGGCTATCAATCGTACTGGGGTTCAAGGCTCCATTTTGGTTTAGGCCAGCACAATCACATTGACCAAATCGAAGTTCGGTGGTTAAGTGGCACTACAGATACACTAAGGAACGTTCCGGTCGATTGTTTTATTAAAATCAAAGAAGGAACTCAGCGTTTCGAAGTCCTACGGTTACCACGGGCAAAAGGCTCTCCAAAATAG
- a CDS encoding tetratricopeptide repeat protein, which translates to MPQTTQQITEEMDLVAHWLEIAFPDRVEMLELAARLRFHRGDLDKAEQLWRRAISIDPTYPFAHHGVAIVRALRGDYEAAISEYRETLRLSPRAVEPLLELGDVLIKSGKIDEAIDLLENDFPSTVESVWRYTMLGECYLRKDDLTKARLMYELALSRNPNDSSALYGLSLALVRQGYQSEADKLAQRLKQLRESERESEREKRRRFDEREDLARKLAEAYSGAARFLLSRNAVDQSKAFAQRAIQLQPDQPVARQLLAEIRLKELASLAPVTQHVSPGGGDHPTNTQSQGEMPSDDSSNKKP; encoded by the coding sequence GTGCCGCAGACGACTCAGCAGATCACGGAGGAAATGGATCTGGTTGCCCATTGGCTGGAAATCGCGTTCCCGGACCGCGTGGAAATGCTGGAACTTGCCGCCCGGCTGAGGTTTCACCGGGGGGATCTCGATAAGGCAGAACAATTGTGGCGCCGCGCGATCAGCATTGATCCCACCTATCCTTTTGCCCATCATGGGGTGGCAATCGTCCGGGCTCTACGCGGCGACTATGAAGCGGCCATTAGCGAATATCGCGAGACGCTTCGCCTCAGCCCAAGGGCAGTGGAACCACTTCTGGAGCTGGGCGATGTACTCATTAAGTCCGGAAAAATTGATGAGGCCATCGATCTACTCGAGAACGATTTCCCATCCACGGTGGAATCTGTCTGGCGATACACCATGCTCGGAGAGTGTTATCTGCGTAAGGATGATTTGACCAAGGCGCGACTCATGTACGAATTGGCTCTTTCTCGTAACCCCAACGACTCGTCCGCCCTATATGGTTTATCGCTTGCCCTGGTTCGGCAGGGCTACCAGTCCGAAGCCGACAAACTGGCCCAGCGGCTCAAACAGCTGCGTGAGTCTGAGCGTGAAAGCGAGCGGGAGAAGCGGCGGCGCTTTGACGAGCGAGAAGATCTCGCTCGAAAGCTGGCTGAAGCTTACAGTGGCGCGGCGCGATTTCTTTTATCGCGCAATGCAGTTGATCAGTCAAAAGCATTTGCGCAACGGGCAATTCAACTTCAACCCGACCAACCTGTAGCTCGGCAGCTTCTGGCCGAAATTCGGCTCAAAGAACTGGCGTCCCTCGCGCCGGTCACGCAACATGTTTCTCCGGGCGGTGGAGACCACCCCACAAACACACAATCACAGGGCGAAATGCCTTCGGACGACTCCTCAAATAAAAAACCGTGA
- a CDS encoding CRTAC1 family protein, whose protein sequence is MSAGLLLFDYDNDGWIDIYFLNGASLPGYTGPPSPRNHLYRNLGEWRFVDTTEEAGVGDTGYGLGVAAADYDNDGDEDIYINNFGPNVFYRNNGDGTFTNVTQQTGTANGEKMGAGVCFLDIDRDGWVDLYVGNYIHFNFDLHISRTINGVPSYPGPLDYTAIPDTLYHNQRDGTFADISEASGIAQLAGTTMGMVAGDFDNDGDDDIFICNDVRENFLLINDGSGHFDEAAILRGVAYDASGSPQASMGADCADLNRDGWLDLFMTSYQNETVTFYRNLGKALFEDATAVTGAGAGSYPYVTWGVVLADFDNDGDKDVFIACGHLDDNVELRDRSTSYRAKNIVLMNQGDGQFVNVSAQSGDGLQVAKSSRGAAGDDLDNDGRIDIVVLNSREAPTILRNETPTPYNWMELILEGRTSNRSAIGARVKVVAGNLVQYDEVHSGRGYQSDWGRRLHFGLREHREAQLIEVTWPSGRIDRWSHVPANRIIKLVEGEATWFPVQPVRPNTISPRK, encoded by the coding sequence ATGTCGGCTGGCCTCCTCCTGTTCGACTATGACAATGATGGTTGGATTGATATTTATTTCCTGAATGGTGCTTCGCTTCCAGGCTACACCGGGCCACCTTCTCCCCGAAACCATTTGTACCGAAATCTGGGCGAATGGCGATTCGTGGACACCACCGAGGAAGCTGGGGTCGGAGACACAGGCTACGGGCTCGGAGTTGCTGCGGCCGATTACGACAACGACGGTGACGAGGATATCTACATCAACAACTTCGGGCCGAATGTGTTTTACAGAAATAACGGCGATGGAACCTTTACCAATGTTACCCAACAGACGGGAACGGCCAACGGCGAGAAAATGGGGGCCGGTGTGTGCTTTTTGGATATCGACCGGGACGGATGGGTAGATTTATATGTTGGCAATTATATTCACTTTAATTTTGACCTGCATATTTCAAGGACCATTAACGGCGTTCCTTCTTACCCCGGACCGCTCGACTATACGGCGATTCCCGATACTCTCTATCATAATCAGAGAGACGGTACTTTCGCGGATATTTCAGAAGCCTCGGGCATCGCCCAACTGGCCGGAACAACCATGGGAATGGTTGCCGGGGATTTCGATAACGATGGGGATGACGACATCTTCATCTGCAATGACGTGCGAGAAAACTTTCTTCTTATTAATGATGGGTCAGGCCACTTCGACGAAGCTGCTATCTTGCGTGGCGTTGCCTACGATGCCAGCGGTTCCCCTCAGGCAAGCATGGGAGCGGACTGCGCCGACTTGAACCGCGATGGCTGGCTGGACCTCTTCATGACGTCCTACCAGAACGAGACGGTCACGTTCTACCGCAACCTTGGCAAAGCATTGTTTGAGGACGCAACCGCCGTCACTGGAGCAGGCGCGGGAAGCTATCCATACGTGACCTGGGGTGTTGTCCTTGCCGACTTCGACAACGACGGTGATAAGGACGTGTTTATCGCGTGTGGTCATCTGGATGATAACGTGGAACTTCGCGACCGCAGCACATCGTACCGCGCGAAAAACATTGTTCTGATGAACCAAGGCGACGGCCAGTTCGTCAACGTCAGCGCCCAAAGTGGCGACGGACTCCAGGTTGCCAAGAGCAGCCGCGGAGCGGCCGGGGACGACCTCGACAATGACGGACGTATCGATATCGTCGTCCTCAATTCCCGGGAAGCACCCACGATCCTGCGCAACGAAACACCGACTCCCTACAACTGGATGGAACTCATCCTGGAAGGTCGCACAAGCAATCGGAGTGCAATTGGCGCCAGAGTCAAAGTGGTGGCTGGCAACCTTGTCCAGTATGACGAGGTCCACAGCGGACGCGGATATCAGAGTGACTGGGGCCGACGACTCCATTTCGGCCTCCGGGAGCACAGGGAAGCTCAGCTCATCGAAGTCACCTGGCCGAGCGGACGCATCGATCGCTGGTCGCATGTCCCGGCCAACCGAATAATCAAATTGGTCGAAGGGGAAGCCACCTGGTTCCCGGTGCAGCCTGTA